The genomic stretch AGTCGGTACGCCGCCGCGCCGCCTCCGCCGTCTCGTCGCTCGGCGTGTCGTTGCCTGCCGTGCCCGCCGAGATCCCGGCCATCCACTTCACCGAGGCCCAGCGGATGACCTCGTCGGACGAGCCCGACCTGTCACCGGCGCAAGAACGCTGGTTGTCGGAGTGGGCGGTGCGGGAGCACGGGTCGGAGTTCCTGTTCGTGACCGGGTATCCCATGGCGAAGCGGCCCTTCTACACCCACCCCGACCCGGCGCGGCCCGGCTACTCCAACGGGTTCGACCTGCTGTTTCGAGGGCTGGAGCTGGTGACGGGCGGGCAGCGGCTGCACCGGCACGAGGACTACCTGACGGCGCTGGAGGAGCGCGGGGAGCCGGTGGAGCCGTACGAGGGATATCTGCAGGCGTTCCGGTACGGGATGCCGCCGCACGGCGGGTTCGCGCTGGGGCTGGAGCGGTGGACGGCGCGGCTGACGGGCGCCGCCAACATCCGCCAGACCACCGCCTTCCCCCGTGACCTGCACCGGCTCTCGCCCTAGGCCCCTCCGAGTGTCGCCTCGACACGGAATTCGACATCCACTAGAAAGGATCAAAGCCGGGATCTGGGGAAATGACGTGCGACGGACCCCAGAGGAATTCACGTGGTGTTCGACATCGGTTGTGGGATCGGGGCGCGGATGGACCCACCCTCCTCCAGGTGGCCGCGGTACGTCTGGTTCATACCGGCAGCCCTGATCGTCATCGGCACCGTCCTGAATATCCTGTCGCCGCGCGACTACTGGGGCGACTACCAGCTGGGTGCCGCGGTCGTGCTGGCCGGAGCACTGCTCTCGCTCCGGCACACGATCGCGGCCGGAGCGGCCCTTGTCCTGGTCGAGCTGGCACTGTTGATCAAGGACGGTTACTTCGGTCATGCCGCCGGCACCTACTCACTGATCAACGCGCTGTTCACCGCGCTCGTCGGCATCGGGGTGAACCGCGTGATCGCTCGCCATGGGCGCCGCCTGGAAGCGGTGCGTTCCGTCGCCGAGGCAGCCCAGCGTGCCGTGCTGCCCGCTCCGCCGGCGTGTGTCGGCCCGCTGGCGATCGCCGCCGTCTACAAGACCGCGCAGATCGAGGCCTTGATCGGCGGAGACGCGTACGCCGTGCAGGACACGCCGTACGGCACCAGGCTGCTGATCGCGGATGTGCGGGGCAAAGGCCTGGGCGCGGTCGGCACGGTGTCCGTCCTGCTGGGCGCATTCCGGGAGGCGGCAGACCGGGCACCCGACCTCGTGGTGCTGGCCGAGCGTATAGAGCGCGCACTGGTCAGGGAGGCCTCGTCGCGCGAGGAGAACGTCCGGATGGAAGGGTTCGTCACGGCGGTGCTCGGCGAGATCACGGCGGGCGCGGACCGTGTGCGGCTGCTCAACTGCGGCCACCCCTCGCCGTATCTCCTCGAGGGCGACACGGTGTCCTCGCTGGATCCAGGCGAGCCGAGTCTTCCCATGGGCATGAGCAGCCTGGATGTGCCGCGGGCCGCGCCCAAGGACTGGCCGTTCCCGACCGGGGGCACGCTCCTGCTGGTCACCGATGGGGTGACGGAGGCCCGAGACCGCTCCGGCACGTTCTACGACCCGGCGAGCCGGCTCGCCGGGCGGGGCCCGTTCCAGAAGCCGGACGAGGTGGTCCAGGTCCTGGTACGTGACGTCGAGCGCTGGACCGGCGGTCCGCGCGATGACGACATGGCGATTCTGGCGATCACCCGGTGCGGCTGATGTCCATGTCCGTTGTGCGGGGCATCAACAGCGCGACAGCCGCGCCCAGCAGGCAGATGAACGCCGTGACCAGGAACATCTCCGTGTATTCGGTGTGCAGCGCCGCCTGCACCTTCGCGGTGTAGTCGGCCAGCCGCCGCTGGTAGGTCTCCGCGTCCACGCCGAACGGGAGCGGCGTGTCCAGATGGGCGGTCAGCGATTGGAACCGGTAGAAACCCCACGCCGACACGGCAGCGATGCCGATCAGCATGCCCATCATCCTGGCCACCACGACCGCCGCCGACGCCACCCCGTGCTGGGTCGCCGGGCTCACCCGCAACACCGCGGAGGAGACCGGGGCGATGACCACGCCGAGGCCCAGCCCGGCCACGACCAGGTCGGCGTCCACGACGAGTCCCGCGCCTGCCAGGTCCAGCGGCCAGCGGCTCATCAGCCAGTAGCCGATCGCCGCGACCGCCATGCCCGCCACCGCTACGGCCCGCTCGCCCAGCTTGCGGGCCAAGAGGCCGCCGAGCAGCGCGCCGACGGTCAGCGCCGCCAGGAACCTGGCCAGCACCAGCGCCGCGCCCAGGTCTTCCTCGCCGAGCAAGGTCTGCGCGATGAGCGGGACGAACACCATCGTCACCAGGAGCGCGGCGCCGGCGAGGAAACTCACCCCCAGGGTGGCCAGCAGCGGGCCCCTGCGGGTGCCGGACAGGTCGAGGAGGCGTGTGGGGGAGCGGATCTCCCACCAGACGAAGATTCCGGCAACCACCGCTCCTGCCGCGATCACGGGCAGCCCCCACTGCGGCAGGAGGGCTTTGGCCGGGTCGGGGTTGTAGAGGCCGATCACCAGGAGCGCGAGCGCTACCGCCAGCAACACCCCGCCGACCACATCGACCCGCCCGGCTGGGTGGTGGGCGGGCGCGGGCTCACCCACCACGCGCCTCGGGCGCTCCGCCGCGCCCGCCGAGTCGGCCGGGACGCTTGCCGCGGCGGCGGGGGCGGCGACCGGCTCCGCCACGGTGGCCGGGGTGCTGGTCGCCCCAGCGTCGACTGCCGGGTCGGCGGCTCCCTCTGTCGCGGTTGCCGGGGTGCCCGTTGTCCTCGTGGTGACTGCCGGGTCCGCTGCAGGCGACGCCGGCCCCGGAGAGGGGGCGAGTCGGTCTGTTGCGCGAGCGGTCGTGGTGGGTGTGGGGCGGCCGGCGACGGTCAGCTGGACCGCCACCGCCGCCAGCGCCGCCAGAGGCACGTTGATCCAGAAGATGGAGTGCCAGCCACCCAGCTCAATCCCTGCCACCAGGGTGCTGGGGATCAAGGCGAGCAGACCGCCGTACAGCGGGCCGAGCGCGCTCCCCAGTTCCTGGGCCGCTCCCACCGCCCCCAACGCCAGGGGACGCTCGTGCTCGTCCCACAGGTCGCCGATCAACGCCATTGTGATCGGCAGCAGCGCCCCGCCGGCGATCCCCTGCACGGTACGCCCGGCGACCACC from Nonomuraea polychroma encodes the following:
- a CDS encoding PP2C family protein-serine/threonine phosphatase encodes the protein MVFDIGCGIGARMDPPSSRWPRYVWFIPAALIVIGTVLNILSPRDYWGDYQLGAAVVLAGALLSLRHTIAAGAALVLVELALLIKDGYFGHAAGTYSLINALFTALVGIGVNRVIARHGRRLEAVRSVAEAAQRAVLPAPPACVGPLAIAAVYKTAQIEALIGGDAYAVQDTPYGTRLLIADVRGKGLGAVGTVSVLLGAFREAADRAPDLVVLAERIERALVREASSREENVRMEGFVTAVLGEITAGADRVRLLNCGHPSPYLLEGDTVSSLDPGEPSLPMGMSSLDVPRAAPKDWPFPTGGTLLLVTDGVTEARDRSGTFYDPASRLAGRGPFQKPDEVVQVLVRDVERWTGGPRDDDMAILAITRCG
- a CDS encoding MFS transporter — protein: MRSARRVALGAGGAVVLLAALDAYVVTTVLLPIARDVGIPLNRLQRATPIVTGFLLGYVAAMPLLGQLSDRYGRRPLIHACLAAFAIGSVLTALASGEVMVVAGRTVQGIAGGALLPITMALIGDLWDEHERPLALGAVGAAQELGSALGPLYGGLLALIPSTLVAGIELGGWHSIFWINVPLAALAAVAVQLTVAGRPTPTTTARATDRLAPSPGPASPAADPAVTTRTTGTPATATEGAADPAVDAGATSTPATVAEPVAAPAAAASVPADSAGAAERPRRVVGEPAPAHHPAGRVDVVGGVLLAVALALLVIGLYNPDPAKALLPQWGLPVIAAGAVVAGIFVWWEIRSPTRLLDLSGTRRGPLLATLGVSFLAGAALLVTMVFVPLIAQTLLGEEDLGAALVLARFLAALTVGALLGGLLARKLGERAVAVAGMAVAAIGYWLMSRWPLDLAGAGLVVDADLVVAGLGLGVVIAPVSSAVLRVSPATQHGVASAAVVVARMMGMLIGIAAVSAWGFYRFQSLTAHLDTPLPFGVDAETYQRRLADYTAKVQAALHTEYTEMFLVTAFICLLGAAVALLMPRTTDMDISRTG